A region from the Carcharodon carcharias isolate sCarCar2 chromosome 29, sCarCar2.pri, whole genome shotgun sequence genome encodes:
- the LOC121271111 gene encoding T-cell surface protein tactile-like, whose protein sequence is MALMVWMSTAYVALLSATTSNHVTAVTLTALVGTEVLLPCQITQSNSNLTQIQWKKVTENKSFAVYNPKFGISVPDERYSSRVVFSSHSPLDGSILLKALEMEDQGMYICVFNLFPQGIDKKVMNLTILDHGNGKLIIPCVTLGVVVFALSMFLIVLFIRRKCRPAAETYVNVPVQRKTIEQDSSDVNATYMGLNLAEQSVYSALQR, encoded by the exons ATGGCATTAATGGTTTGGATGTCGACGGCATATGTTGCACTTCTGTCTG CTACAACCAGTAACCACGTTACAGCTGTGACCCTTACCGCTCTTGTTGGGACTGAGGTACTGCTTCCATGCCAGATAACACAAAGCAACTCAAATTTGACACAGATCCAATGGAAAAAGGTCACTGAGAATAAATCCTTCGCAGTGTATAATCCTAAATTCGGGATATCAGTCCCAGATGAAAGGTACTCCAGTCGGGTCGTTTTCAGTAGCCATTCACCGCTGGACGGATCAATTCTATTGAAGGCTCTGGAGATGGAGGATCAGGGAATGTATATTTGCGTGTTCAATCTATTCCCTCAGGGAATAGATAAGAAAGTAATGAATCTAACGATTTTAG ATCATGGGAATGGAAAGCTAATCATCCCATGTGTGACATTGGGAGTAGTGGTGTTTGCTCTTTCCATGTTTCTCATCGTTCTATTCATCAGGCGAAAATGCAGACCAGCAG CAGAAACCTATGTCAATGTTCCCGTTCAAAGAAAGACAATTGAGCAG GATTCATCAGATGTGAACGCCACTTACATG GGCCTGAACTTAGCAGAACAATCAGTCTACAGCGCATTACAGAG ATAA